AgccacatatccacaccatcatTGATACCAgatatttccacctccgtaacgtCACCTGTCTCCGCCCTACCCCAGCTCATCCGTTGCTGAAATTCTCCACATACCCATGACTTGACTATACTAATACATTCCTGGCCAGCCTCTCACATTCACCCTGCCCCGCCACCGCCCCCGCAACAACCTGGaaatgagatcatccaaaactctgctgaccGTGTGTGTTCTCACCCTAAACATAGGGCAGATGGTGTCACAGTGataacgtcactggactagtattccagaggccgaGGCTTTGGATCTGGGaatgtgggttcaattcccacattCCACCCAAACCTTCTGCAGACATTTTTAGCAACAAGTTTCCAAATAGTATTTATGCATAAACACAGTGACCTGAATCAGACGGGAAATGTTTGCCTACTTTGTGTGGAATGGCCACCTTGTCAGCTCTGTGCTTTGATCATGTGATGTTTATTATGAATCATTATCCTGTTATAGAATCACAGGATCTCATcagagtacagcacagaaggaggccgcttggctcatcgaatctgcactggctctttcaaagagcaatccggTTAATCCCATTCCCCCATTCTTTACCCATATCCCTGGACAAGGATTCAGACGATCATCTGGCCTGTTAAGGCACAAGCTCAGTCACAGTGGAAGGGATTAATTACTCATTTGAGTTGGAAAGTCATCAGTGCatgcacactggggagaggctgttcacctgctccacatgtggaaagggattcactcggtcatccagcCTCTAAACACACCAACGAGTTCATACTGGAGCAGGTTTAAATGCTTCGACTGTGACAAGAGCTTACAAAGCCAGTTCCCATTTTATAGTCTCAGTGTAAGTGAGGGCTTTCCAAACTGAGGGTCGTGACCACAATGGGGTGTGAGACAAGATTTTGAGCTCGCGAGCTCTGAGGCAGCAACGGCTGCTGTGGAGCTCCAACTGTTTCCTGACAGCTGcgaggcccctttaaatcctcaCAGTTTTTGCTTTGTTAGTGGGTGTGGCCTAATGGACGACTCTCTGAGGCCCAATTGTTGCTGCAAAAAACACTTGTGAAAAGGTCGGTGTTCATTTTTTTCTGGAAAGTCGATTTCTTCAATAATCAGGATCATAATGTTTTAATAACCGGGATCATAATTTGTTTAACAATCAGGTCGCTGTTAATAATTAGAATCCTACTGCATCAAAATAAGGATCCTATTGCTCAGGTTCCTATTAAATTAATGATCAGTGTCCAATTACTTTAAGATTCAGGATCTCAATACATTAATAATCAGGATATTACATTAATATTCTGGTGGCCATTGCATCAACAATCAGGATCTTATTGTATAAATAATCATCATCCTAATACATTAATAATCAGcattaattacattaattactgtTCCAATCGCATTAATAATCAGCTGCCTACTGCTTCAATGACCAGAAAATTATTGCACTTATCAAGATGCTAATTAATAATCAGAATTATTTAAATTAATAATCAGAGTCATATGGCATCAATAATCAGGACACTGCACGTTGCCATGAAAGGAGTGGCTGAGACTGAGCAGCTTTGGTGGACAGTCAATTTTCTCCAAACTCTTGGCAAGTCCTGCCCTGCTGAGGGTGCCAAATGCTTTCCTGAGATCTACGCTGTAAGATAAAGAAATATATCCTGTTCTCTACACTTCTCTTATAGCTGGCATCTGGAGAAGATCACGTTCACAGTAGATCTGCCAGCTCTGTTCTTCTGGATACACTCAGTCTGCAAGTAGATGAAATCATTAAGCATAATCCCAGCAAAGACCTTCCGAGTGACACTAAGGAGTGAGATGTCCCTGTAGTTGTTGCAATCTCCTCTGTCACCTTTGTTTTTCCAAAATGTTTGTATCACACATGTCCTGTGGAACTGATCCTGATTGTCAGCAAAGATTAATTTGCACTTTCTAATTGGAGATGTTAATCAGTGGAACCTGTCAGACACTGAATTTGCAAAGACCAATTTAAGATTGAAGTAAAAGTTCATAATTTTATTGTAAATGAGTTCCTGTTGAGGGTTCTTGAATTAAGGGGAAAGATCACAGATGGTGTTTTTAAAAAGGGACACGAATGCCCCAAAAATCAGTGACATCTCCAGAGTATTAAGCTCCAGCCAGTTATATGctgttaacatcagcagaaacaaaccaGATATTGTCAATCCTGGATgtaaataacagcagaatccaagctttgcagtcacttgtgaactcattggtgtctcagcaggctgcCAGGCTGAGTGAATCACATGGatcaggtgaatggcttctcttCGGTATGTGTGCATTCATGTAAATGCAGGCTGCCaggctgagtgaatcccttcccacaaacggagcaggtgaatggcttctctccAGTATGAGTGCGTTCATGTAAATGCAGGCTGccagactgagtgaatcccttcccacacgtggagcaggtgaatggcttctccccagtgtgagtgcgttcGTGTAATTATAGGCTCccagactgagtgaatcccttcccacacacggaacaggtgaacggtttctccccagtgtgtgtgcgttggtgagcagtgagggtGGATGACAGCCTGAAACTCTTCCCACATGAAGTGCagatgaatggcttctccccagtgtaagctcgctggtgtatcagcagggtggctgactgagtgaatcccttcccacacacagagcaggtgaacggcctctccccggtgtgaactcgcttaTGTGAATCGAGGTCGGCTGAACGCCTGAACCACATTCCACAGCAAGTGAAGTaaaacggcctctccccagtgtgaatgcgctggtgtgacagcagggtggatgaccgagcaaatcccctcccacacacagagcaggtgaatggcttctccctaGTGTGAACACGCTGGTGTTCAACAAGGGCAGATGAATGCCTGAACCTCTTTCTACAGGAAGTACAGTTGAATGGCTTCTCTTCAACGTGAATTTGCTGGTGTAACATGAGGCAGGATGTtcgagtaaatcccttcccacacacggaacaGATGAACGGCTGTGACTGGATAATAGAATCCTTTACCACGTCCTcacatttccacagtttctccatGGCGCCGGCCCCAATGTGGCTGCATCGATGGATTTCCTGAAGGGATGGATaattgaatcctttcccacagtcctcacatttccatggtttctccatggtcCCCGTGTCCATGTGTCTCTTCCGGTTGGATGATTAGTTGAAGCCTCATCCATACACACAACACATGTACTGTTCCTCCCACTGTGAACAATGCGATGCTTTCTCAGGccaactggttaaagctctttccacagttgtgcactggaacactctcactcgggtgtgtgtgtctcaagtgcttttccagtcacactgatgtttgaaatctttttccacagacagaacagacaaataTTTCTCCTTCACATTTAAAGGccaatgatattcaggtcctgatgtaTCGAGTGGTTCTGTCAGATCTTGACATGATGTTTGGTTTGGGTTTCCTGTCTGTAAATCCTCCCTTTCTAATGCCCTGTGAAAGGAGTTTACAATTGTCATTGCTGtaagtccaggatagaaattcagaactgaCAGTTCTCGTTTCTGTGGAATATTTTTCATTTTTGCTccacatctcacacactctctctcttgcctgcacagaatccagttaagtttctttcttcctttcccatttttctctctctctttactctgTCTGGGTTCAGTTCACCATTCCCTATTTGCAGACTGAGAATAAAATCAATGAGTCAATAATTTTCTTTCCTGGTCACTGGGACCCTGAAATCCTGCCTACTCGATTGGCACTCACCAAGATGGCTGCACATGCACCCTGCTGGCTGAACAAGCCCTGCCTTCCTCACTCAAATGGGAACCAGGAGCTGGAGTAACCAGGGCTTATCACCAGGAAGGGAGGCCCACCTCCCTGATCTGCCCAAACTGCCTATTTCTTAAGCAGTTCCTCGGGTTTGAaagtgacttgcttccactctgatttgttgggttctgagatggctgataaattCAATGCTTGATCTTCCGTGCTGGTCATCaagtccctatctactctaatcccattttccagcacttggcccatagccttgtatgctatggcatttcaagtgttcatctcaatacatcttaaatgttgtgaggtttcttgcctctaccgccctttcaggcagtgagttgcaGATGCCCCCTGCCTTCTGGGTGAAAAtactttcctcaaatcccctctaaaccttcagcccatcaccttaaatctatgcccccctggttactgacccctccactaaggggaaaagtttcttcctatccatgtccctcataaaTTTGTACagctcaatcaggtcccccctcagccttctctgctctaaggaataCAATTCccgcctatctagtctctcttcatagctgaaatgctccagcccaggcaacgtcccagtgaatctcctctgcactctctccagtgcaatcacatcgttCTCTAAAGCTTttccgctgtcctcctgggagtctcctgctgtgactgagttccaagtagaacagttgctttgggagtctggtgtccaGAATACCAACAAATGTCCCACCCAGTAGAGCTGGTCTTGAGTGATCAGCCCCTCAATGCCAGGCGAGGTGGCTTGGGAAAGGACAttgctgttggactgcctttcttgccactggatttggaggatcttgtgaaagcatcactggtggtacttctccttTGCTCTGAGGTACGTgatgtaggttgtccaagtctctggaGCCTGTAggagcacagggatcactgctgcccagtaaccCATGACCTGAGTCCCAGGTTTGACATCCTGGTCCTCAGATAGTCTGTTCTTCATTTTGCCGAAGGCTGAGCTGGAACACTGGAGGCGATGAGGAATGTTGTCGTCTATGTCTGCCTTCATCGAGTTGAAGCTCCCAAGATACAGAAAATTTTCCATGGTTTCATCATTATTCTTATGATGGAGTAGGGTGcgctgggggctgggggctggggggtgggtgtgggcctGGGACTGGTAGGTGGTTAAAACCCAAAAGACAAATAACAGATGGTGGGTAGAAAGTGCACAGGAGATCCAACAACTCATGGACAGAAACAACATTTGTGGTTTCCTCAGCGCTGTCAAGACAATCTATAGCTCAAGCACTTAAGGGCCAACCTCACTGACAGCCAAGCACGGAGGGCACTCATCAAGGACAGAGAGTCAGCCAGTGTCACTGGAGAGAACATTTTGAAGAACTCCTCTACCAAGACTCTGTTTTTGACTTCGAGGTCCTCAACTCCATTCCTCAATACCCCGTTTGGCTCAGTCTTGGTGCTACCACAGTCCAGCATGAAAATGAAAAAGCCATTTGACAGCTGAAAAACAAGAAGACCTCTGGAGCAGATGGAATCCCTGCCGGAATTCTGAAACATGGTGGAGTTACACTCCTGGCCCAGCTGCACAACTTCATATCCCTCATCAGCAAAGAGTCCATGTTGGGGAATCTCTGGGACACAGATTGTGACGATTTTCAGGAAGGGAGACAAGTCTGACTGCGGTAATTACAGAGGAGTCTCCTGCTGCCTGCCACAGGGAAAATCATTACAAGGATTCTCCTCAATCACCTTCTCTTAGTGGCCAAAGAGCTCCTTCCAGATTCACAGTGCGGTTTTCCCCCATCGAAAGGCACAGAGACGTGATCTTCACTGCATGGCAAACCCAAGAAAATTGCAAGGAACAACACCAAATGCTGTCCTTAGCCTTTTTGTCCTCACAAAAGCCTTTTACATTGTCAAACGTCACATTTTATCCATATCCTCCTCAAATGTGGCTGTCTTCAGAAATTTGCCACCATCCTCTGCCTGCTCCATGATGATATGACAGCCGTGATCCTCATCAACGGAACAACCACAGACCCTATCTCAGTGAAGAATGGGATCAGACAAGGCTGCATCATTGCACCAGCCCCATTCTCCATTTTCCTTTCTGCATCTCACCTTGAGAAAATTACCCATGGGCGTGGATATAATCAACAGAACAGATGGGAAACCTACACCACCTTCAAAGCAAAACCAGAATCAGTCTAACCTCAGACATTGAGCTCCAGTGTGTAGGTGCCTGATTTCTACATTAAATCCACCCATGTGCCTTGATTCCGTAACCCTTAATACTCTTGCCTCACAAATGTCCAGCAATCTCAGTTTTTAAATCGCTAACTGACGAAATCTCAACAGATTTCCAGGTTTCCGCTATATTTTCTGTCAAGTGATTTCTGACATTGTTCCTGAACAGCCCAATCTCAGTTACACAAATAAATATCACTGATTTGTACATTTAAATGGTAACAATTATTTTACTCTTAACTAGTCATACAACAAATTTTTAGAAAAACATAATTTTAGTAAAATacggtgaatgctggaaatctgaaataaaaacagaaagttctggaaatcctcagcaggtttggcagcttctgtgaagagagagaaatagatttaACATTTCcaatccaatatgattcttcttcagaactgagtatttccagcattctgatTTCATTTTAAACACATAATTGATGTAAACTGTCTTGTCCTTACAGGAATCTGGATGTAAATCTGATTTCAGACCTTCCTCtgaacagttttcaaactgaCTCCAGCTCATTGTCCTTCACTAAAGACCCGGATGGAAAATACTCAGCGCAAGATGGCGGCGGCCGGTTGCCCGGGTAACCCGGGCCTGTCACCGGGGAGGAAGCCCCGccctcactcccctgccttcacCAAGATGGCCGTTCATGATCCTGGCTCCCTGAACAAGacccaccttcctctcccaagaTGGCAGCCGTGAGCCCGGCTCCCTGTGCGCAGGTGCAGTGTGGGTGTGCGCTctgagcatgcgcagtgtcagtcaTGGTGACAGAGTGAGGAGGAGCGGACGGTTCGGGAGGCGGGAGGAGATAGTGAGCACAggttgcccacatgtctgtccttggcttgctgcattgttccaatgaagcccaacgcaaactggaggaacaacacctcatcttccgactaggcactttacagccttccggactgaatatcgaattcaacaactttaggtcttgacctccctcctccatccccaccccccttctgtttcttcccccttccttttgttttttttctaataaattatatagatttttctttttcgctcctatttccattattttaaaatatttttaaatcttttatgctccccccacccccactagagctatatcttgagtgccctaccatccattcttaatcagcacatttgtttagataatgtcaccaac
Above is a window of Carcharodon carcharias isolate sCarCar2 chromosome 27, sCarCar2.pri, whole genome shotgun sequence DNA encoding:
- the LOC121270479 gene encoding zinc finger protein 664-like, whose protein sequence is MDTGTMEKPWKCEDCGKGFNYPSLQEIHRCSHIGAGAMEKLWKCEDVVKDSIIQSQPFICSVCGKGFTRTSCLMLHQQIHVEEKPFNCTSCRKRFRHSSALVEHQRVHTREKPFTCSVCGRGFARSSTLLSHQRIHTGERPFYFTCCGMWFRRSADLDSHKRVHTGERPFTCSVCGKGFTQSATLLIHQRAYTGEKPFICTSCGKSFRLSSTLTAHQRTHTGEKPFTCSVCGKGFTQSGSL